ATTCCAAAAGTGACCTAACATAAAACTCCGTTATCTGAACCTGAACCCAACCTGATGACCCAAATGCCCACCTCTAGAAGAAACTTTCCGTAGTCATTTGTACAATCGTGATTAGATACCTTTTTTGAAATGAACGAgcttatttttcctttcaaaaaaaattagctTATATTTTGAGTCCTGCTGCTGTGTGACATATCCAGTCATGCTCCCTCATTGACGTCAACCCCATTTCGATTTTTCAAGCAAAACCATTTCAGCAATCTGAAACTCACCCTTTCTTTTGCAGCCGACATTACCATTGATTTTCTCCGAGCCACCACAATTGTTGGGGCTATAATATAGAAAATGTACCTAAATTAGGAGAGATCTTAATAGGGACGAAAAAAATGGATAtagggaaaaagaaaaaaggacggagggagtatgaaTTTGATCCATTTTACGCTGGATGGTTGTAAGCTCTTAATTATGTCAGATTATCATTAGTGTTAATGTTATTTCCAACTCCTAAAAAATCAGTGATGGGACTCTACTCCTTAATGAAAAAGTCAGAAACAACTAATTCTTGTTCCTGTCTCTGTTTTATGTGCCATAAAAGAAACATTGGCCCTTTGCACAACCATGTAAGATTATGGCAAAGCCAAAGGGTTGGTGAGCCGTTCACTATGTTCTTAGGCATCAAAAAATATGACGGAGGGGAGAGGTTCAAACTTGTTATGATTTACTTATGATTGAAGTGAGTATGGTTGTGTCAGGTTTGGACATGGAGCATAGATGGACATGAAGAGAAAATTACAAGCTATTCTGGCAAAACAGTGAGGGGAAGGCTAGGAATAGGATAATGTATTATCCAATACTAGTTATTACCATCTTCTTGAAGTTCCTTTCCACGCTTGTCATGCCCTATGCAATTTGTGATGCTTAAGTTCACATGTTTCCAATACTAACGTGGTTGAATCGTTTGTTACTCCCTCAATTTTCATAAAAGTGGATAGGACTTTGAAATCCGGAtctacaacattccattaccccaatgttATTAAGTGGCACCCACCAAGTCATGTTTTGGGTGTTcgaatgtacgcaaccttatccTTGTTAGTGATTACAAAGAGATATGTTTCTGTTTGACCTTGTTAGCAAACGCATTAGCAACTTGACATAAATAAGAAATGTACGTATATGAtctaatgagtcattttaatatGATCCATTATAATCCGAAACCAAAGAATTATGAATCTTGGGGCCTATCGAAATAATGAACATTGTATTTTACAACATTCCATTATCCCAATGCCCCATCGAAATATAGGTAgggattattaatatattaattttattttcatcaagaGTTGGTTTTTAGTTACACAAGAATCATCTTTGCATGATTTTAAGGACCAATGTTATCATATTAATGTGATGCTAGTAGCTTTTTTACATTGTATCTTCTCAAGCAGATTCTATTGTGGTCTCTTCATTAGCCTTACCTTAGGATTTACGACTTAGAACCCGTTCCTAAGCATGATTTGCAAATGTTATCCATTTTTCAAGCTATATAATGCTTAAGTTCTTCAAACATATATGATTTCAGGGAATGCCTGATTGGCAGCAAATAGTTCAGGAGCTTCCTGCTATGGAGGATCTACTAAGCAAGCTAGAAAAATGAGTTTCTTGCCCACAATATCTACAGGAAAGAATTTTATTTATAGCAAATTTAATGACTATGCAATGTGTTTTTTCCCTCAATGATAGATCCTTGGTGCATTTTTTGTATGATAATTGTTGGTGTAAGCCAAGTTTGATCGAGTTGAGAGTTGAGTTTTGTGTGTTTTGATAACGTTTTAAGAAACGAAGGAAAAGGAAGGGGATGGGATGGAAGGAGAGGAAAGATTGATATGTTTTCGTTTTAGATCTTTCCAATGTTTTAAAGGATTTGTCCGTTACAAAATATAGGGAATTTCGTCATCCAATTGCCGTCCTCTATCTTCCTCCTTTCCCCTATAAGTATCCAAGTAAGGGAATCCCTCTATGTTCgtcccattttttttcttaattttcttcCTTCCAAAATATACAGTAATGTTGTAGCTTTGGATTCGCATGAAACAAGTAGTGTCTAGTAATAATACTGAGTTGGTATCAAAAGGTAAATGTTGGATTAGGAGTATGGGCAATATGCTAACAAATATACTACTCTGTTCCTTTAAGTTTCCCCTTTGATCATTATATGTGagtttattttttgtcaaatgGGGGAAACGCATTGGTGGAGGAAGTATACTTTATACTATAGCGCAAAACTGTGGGATTCTGGTCATAGTCGCAAAACAACTTTTATGGTTGTCAGTTGTCACGACTTATATTTTGATTACGATAAGCTTAAAAATCTAAACAATACGTTTGCGACATTATTTTATGAATGATATTTTGCACCATGAATCCGTCTTTCAATAGATCTGCAAAGTTCGTGTGGTAACCTAACGTACTCATTCGAATGCGAAGAGTTTTTTTTTGAGGCGTTGATTCGGATCTCTCTTTCAATAAACACAACACAAATTTGTAAAGATGTTTTATTTTGTGCTTGATCCAATCCTAGAAGATGGTTTTGGTCTTTGCAAGTTATTTGATTTAGTATTATGAATATCACATACACACCTTCTGGTGTTGACTGTTGAGCAACGTTGGAAAAAACAGTCTTATAAATGTCTCATTAAATGTTTTGGTAGACGCTTTATCCCTCataataatttttcatgattattTTCTTGTCAAATGGAAGAAACTTAAATGGATGAAAAGAATCTAcgactacaaaaaaaaaaaaaaagtaaaaaaatttgaaaagcaAAAGTATTGGGAATCTTTCCTATAACTTGAACATTATAAAATAGAAATTGACAATATGCAagcaaacaattaaaaaaaacacttatACGTGACCTCAACTTTGTTCGTTGAAGAAGCCAAAATAGAAATTCACAATATATTCGTGGCCTCCCTCAACTATCATATTCGTGACTCCCACTACATCCATACAagtattaatatgtttaatcAAGTCAATGTAAAGCTGTCTTGAACCCCCATTTTTACAACTACAAAAGACACTTTAAACTACACACCAAGATTGTATTGGCATTTGGCATTTGGCATTGCAAGAAAACACAATGGGCAACAAAAATCTCTCCttttttcttcctcttcttctcaCTATTTCTCTTTTCCTTACAATGACTAGTAGCTTGGAAGACAGCAACGAGTACGCAATGAGCTTGGGGATCAATCAGCGTCGTGTATTATTAGTCGATTCTGATTCGTTGGATATATTGGATTCAATCTTATCTTACGCGATGTTGGATAAAAACAAGGTTCCTTGTGAAAATTCAGGCCAAAGCTACTATAGCTGCAACCCGAATGCGACTGAACCTGCTAATCCTTATCAACGCGGTTGCACCACTTTGGCTAGGTGTTATCGCTCTTAGTCTTCTACTTTTCCGTCTTACTCATTTTGCTATATTTAAAATCAAACGTTCTTACATCATAACCTCAGTACAGCAAAATTAGTGAGACGCTAAGTAAATTCTTTATAGCAAATgagatgatgaagattgaagagtGCTGTCGTTTGTTGCAGcctgttttgtttttgttacaATTCTTTTGGAAAGTCAAATGCTGATTATGTGTGATGGGAATGGTATATATGGCATTCCCTTTTTTACTTTTATGTGGattaatatatacttctatttatCTATATCATGTCCAAGTTCATCATGAGTTTCTTTTGAtagaattatatttttcttattttttcaatttactaCTGAAAATGACATTTTCTATGACATTATAAAAGTTAATGTCACTTTCAATAGCAAACTTAAAAAGACAAAGAaactaattataactaattagGATGCAAAAAGGTAACTAACAACCACCATCATTCTCATGGATTGTTTCGTTGAGCTCCCAACGTCTTCTGAAAAGTCGAATTTTAATACAATGAATTTCTTCTACAAGTACCAACTGTGACTAGTCTGCTATAAACTTCATTACGGTTTATGTTTGCAGAATACACCAATTTGAGTAGTTTGACTAGAACATAAGGAGAAGACGAAAATAAAACTGGTATGACTTTAGCCGATGCAAGAGCATCTTCGCTAACTTCACATGCCTAAATATTCAAGACAAAAAAAGCTACTGAAAGCCATAGCATATACTCCAATTATCAGGGattaaaaatatcaacaatgtTTGCTAACTCCGTTGTCGTAAACAAACGCCAGCACTGCCACATTCTCACTCAAATGCAAGTCAAGAAAAAGTATCAACAACTATATGCGGTTCATCTATTATCTCAATGCAGTAAACCTCCAGTGAAGCACAAATGAGAAAAAGCTTCTAAATATAGATCTCTAAATATGAGGAGCTAAGAGGTAGGCAACATAATAGACATTAATACATTATTCAGTAGTTTCGTCTGGTTTGCCCTCATCTGGCTTAGAGTTAGATGATGGCGCTGGTGAGGGAGAATCCTCGGGTTCCATTTCTGCTTTCAGTTCCTTGATGCTCTGTTCGAGTACATCAATGCGGTTTCCCATCTCATCAAGTTCAAATGTAGTTAAGTATACAACACTCAAAAAATTGTTACTGCAATAAATTgaacctaatttttttattacacaaattcttTAACTACACTTGCaaagaaaataacaaaactaAATCAACATTCATAACATGGTTCAGAGAGAATTCTGCTGGTAAGCGAAGGTGCATATACAAGAAGCTAACACAAAAGCACGCTAAGGAAAGTCATTGTTCTCGATCAAAATTTAGGTATTAGTAATGTTACTCAACAGTGACTCAACAGAGATAGTACTCAGGTGTCAGGGGGTAAGATAAGACATGGTCATACTAGACAAGCCCTAACAGGCGCCTAGGAAGATTATTTATCTTTTGTATAGCATATATCTCAacaaatatactaaatactaataAGCGACTAACAATACGTAAGCGACAAATGAAAAGGATATTCTTAGTAACAATGCTCTCAGACATAGCTTGAAATCTGGTTTGCTGCAAAAGCAAAACCATTGTAAGCAACAGCATGAGCAGATATATCTGATAAAATAGAATATGAAGTACCACATACCATTTGCTGAAGAAGGTTTTGTACCTGGAGCACCAAACAAATAAGCAAACCAATAAGAAAGGCTCAAATCAGAAAATGCCAAGACGCAAGTATGAAAGTCAGTAACAAAAACAAGCCATGGACTACGATGTGTATCTTATTGGCAGTTAGAATCAGGCATTCGATCAATTTCAATTTAGTGAGACTAATCAGTAACCTAACTATCATTTAATCTAATATGACAGCAGGCTGAACATTAGTTGTGTACTTGCCGAATGATGATTactaaaagagaaaagaagggaTATGAAAAGAACATATCTGAGGAGCAAGTGAAAATATTTGCATGTAAGAATATTATTAATGATTTAGAAGTTACGTGAACAAAAAAGCATAGTAAAAATGTTCCATCAATGTAAAACACACAATTGGAGCCATGAAGTGATAACAtctcaaataaaaaatgaaagcaaCTCACAAACACAgtcatatcactattattttgcTTAGAATCATCAGAATCATGTCCATCCTGCAAAACAAAATCAGAAGAATATTATTGATCACCAAGCCATTAGAAAGCATAACATAAGAACAAAACAAGAGGATATTGTCAGTTTGTCACTAGGTAACTAGACATAATTATGCGAGCTACTTGCAAACAATAATTTTGCTATCAAAAAACAGTCTCATATGAGATAGAAGAGCAAACTCAAACTTTATGAAGCAACAAACTGCATCCAAGCCCCAagccatagtgtaaaaacaggATTGCAAAGCATCATAACAGCCGAATTGTAATGGTTTTCAATCTCCCAAACTGATACAAGCAGATACTACTATACCTAGGAGGGCGTAAAATAAGATGATCTTATAATTTCATATAAGTGACCAAGGAGAGTCTAAAACAAGATAATCTTACGACTTCAGCTAAATGATATTGCTCTCCAAAAAAATCTTCTCGTTTATCATCAAAGGATGCAATCACCTGCTATTAAACAACTGATACACGAATAATATTGCCATGTATAGACAATGTTTCAAATCCAACAATGCCAATAGTATAGAGTAAATCACTAAATCTATCTGAggctaaattttaaatttcaaaatgtTAATCAGATAGAAAAACATttagttttctgtttttaaatatatattttatggaCTTGAAAGGACCATACATAATCAAGTAAGAAATTCTCTCCACAAGTGTACACGAACTAAAATTGTGGCCCTAAAATTACAAATAAGCATACAAATTTCATCGGTAAACATCTACAAAAACTGCTGCTTACTAAtcaataagaaaaatagaacCTACATTAAAATGTCCCAAGAATAGTTACTTCTacgaaaataaaatttagtacATTTCGACAATCTTgagaagatgaaaaaaaaaagcaaaaacttCAGATAGCGATTTCAGACTAGCTAGATACAAACTTAGATGGATTAGAATGAGAATAGGTAGAATTGTTGAAAGAGGAACCTATGAAATGCATAAATTGATTTAGAAGCATAGTTTTGAGCAATTATCAAAGAATTTTCAGATCGAATGGGCGCAAAACCCTAAGTAAAGCAGCGAAGAGAGatgaaaaatggagaaaaagaGAGAGTACCATTGCTATATCGTCTTGTCGAGTGATTGAGTGATTTGTTATGGAGATGCGAAATTGGGCAGGTTTGGATCACAACTCAAAAAATTGCCGAGCAAACAAAGGAGTAAAACAGAATTTATCGTAGAGCTTGAATGATTGATTTTAAAGAACGCTCCAAAACAGAAGGCGTAGCAAAATTATAAAGGCACGGAGGGAATGTGGGTGTGGGTGTGGGGGTGGGGGTGGGTGTGGGCGTGGCCGTGGCCGCGTGGGTGTATAAaagttttcttattttaaaatatttgattttaatggtaCGAATTTCTATAATTTCAGGTCATTCAAAATCGAAACacctattttaaaaaaaataaaaataaaacaccttataagttataaccaaattaagtttaaaagttgaaattttaaaaacataaaatttggAGTCAATTCTTTTTTAAAGAGTGTACATCAATTcaacataaataattttaccaTAAACtgtcttatttaagaatttgcttttttattgtttatttttatttttggctttttaattgtttacaaagcatataaaatataaatatatttggtaaataaattttaagttaGCTTAAAAATTGACTTAAGCTACAACCAAAAAATTACTTCTAGCTAGTAATTTTTCATTGACCTTTGACTTTTTATCCacattttttctaataaacaccGACAAACAACCACCTATTAATATTTATCACACATCTTTAGGGGCGGATTTATGTATGGCCTCCTCGGGCACGTGCTTTAGgcgatttttttaaatttttttatttttaaattcgaactttagaagaaaaaattattattaataattaaatcttTCACCCATTCGTTGTAAGTAATCCtacctttaaattatttattaataatttaacttttaccTTTAGTTTACTATCAGCATACCCTAATAGTATGCtgataaaaactaaatataaagattagattattaaaaaataatataaatgtgagattatttataacagatgaataaaaaattgaattattaatataaatttttccatttttaaatTAGGGGTCAGTTTCATGCGCCTCCTACAAACTCAAACTTCAATTACTCTCTCTTCTCTTAActctaaaaaaacctaaaaactctACACTCTACGCTACACCCACCACCACCACACGCCTTCACCGCCGCGACGCCGCCTTAGACACTTCATCACAGACTCACAGACGCACCGCTGCTGCTCATTACCTGCTGTGGCTGCTCACAGTCCCTCcttacaaaaaccctaaaatcaaaattttgaactTTTAGGTATTTTCACTCATAATCTTTATGTTCTAAtgtttaatcttaatcttaagtTCTTAATCTTATTGTTCTAatcttttttcttaatcttgatttttgaattttgttagaATGTTGTTTCTTGAGTTTTTTCCTTATGTTGTTTGAGGAACAAAGATTGTGGAATATTGGCGCCTGATTTTTTATAtagtttaattgattttttttacattgAATTGAACTAAACAAATGGTAACAAAAATTGTGGGTTGAAACCCAGAAATTACATCTGGGGCATGTGCTTGTTTGCCTGGATTGAAAGGCTTTTTGGTGCCTGGAGAGGGTACTTTGTTGAAAAATGTGGCAAAAAGTTCTTTTCATGGGGGATATATCTTGTTTTAGTTCAAGAGTGGAAAATGTGTCAAtgactgattttttttatttatgttgtttgagtaattgaatatttattattgttaatatgtttgtttatgtgtgtttattttgaattgttgaaatgttgaattattgaatatttcttgttttttttatatcctctttgaatgattgaaatattgaatatttgttaatgtgTATTATATTTGAATCATTGTAGTCTATtcgttaattttttatattattttggctTTGTCTTGGGATTATTGGCTTTCTGCAACTCATTTtgttgaaataaaaatatattttaattgttaatacaaataaaaatctgTCGAAATTTTGTCAATTCGTTAGTGCCTTAGGGGACTCTAAACTCAATAGCATTGACCACAATTGGCATTAATAGCTAGGTTAAAGAGCTAGCTTATATGCTAATTATTTTCAACTAGTCAAACCTAACTCTCAATTTTGCTGAAAAGTTGGACAATTAAGTGCCATATTGCCAATATGGCATTCTCTAATTGTGTACATTGAGTTTTTCATATGAGTGTATGATGAAGTATTACTCTTGGTGAATCTTCATACACAACGCTTCCAGTAAGGTTGTGCTGAGGaatgtgtaacacccctgaatttctgaCCTTAACTAAAATTGTATACGAAACCAAAATCGCAGGGGAACGGAGGAAATTCCgatgttatattaaaaataaaatataaaataaatattgaaagAAGCAAAAAGGAAAGTTATGTTAGATGATTTAGTTAAAGGAATTAGAAAACTCCCATATAAGATTGTGCGTATATTTCGGTAGCATCTGCCCTAAACTTGGACGCATTTAACAAACAACGATCAGTAAAACATAATAAAGAAGAGGCATCATCTGCCTTGTAACAGAATATCATGGCGGAATGATCATCGCGTAATCCTCGGTCGTCATGATaaacatggatcgtggttccaatgtTAATGTTTGagtttgaagaaagaaagagaatcatacactatttaaatcatacaaCCCACAAAAACAACGTAACAGAATTAACTTATACGAAGGAGGGAATACACCTCAAACATAGAACATAGGCAACTTAATTAAACAGAAACTACATGTAGACAACAAGATTATTGTATACTTCAAGATTCTCACTCATTTcccccatatgcaatgcaaAGAAGCTCCATCACCTGCAATGTCTATCTATGTTAATCTCACTGCTCAACGTAAGATCATAGACCAACgtgtcatagcagggccatcaaAGACAAGTCATCAACATTGAAAACAaacagtacacgtcagtaatcgaCGAACTTATAGCAGTTTGAATCACAGAACAAGTGAATAGAACAATAACATTGCACGACAATAAGGGTTTAATCATGTACCTAACACTTCCGAGTTACTCCATGATTTGCTTTCATAACTTCTAATCCCCAAAGAATATTCAAGAGtggtggatcttttctctactttatGACATAATGACAAGGCCAAGGGCCTTATCTagcatccggcgcccatggcaaagtatgagctcataccccttTAGTTGACCCTCTCGGATCCTACCTCCGGGGTACcaatgaagaggccaccatattggggtttgcaaagctcgcatggtaacacctcggtcaaggggtgGTATCGGCCACCccgcgcccaatgacaaaagtatgctcataccatCCCATAcagtgatcccgtcggatctcacgtAGGTGACTACTAAATCCATCGGATATAATCCAGTttagtcacgccaactaattgTAATCTAATGTTtaatcaaatgggaataactctCGCTTTCTACTATTAATGAGTGTCCTCGGATAGCAGATTGCTAAAACGCACTGAACAACTCAAACGAAATATGAAAtccacctataaaggagtcattctaaatCCAAGACataattcaattcttaaataaataaggggatgGTCCATGCCTTCTACTAACACTTttattctctaaactattctaatctcaagaatttcataatcgatagctcTTCGTATAAAGTTTactcactagtacctcatagtttcgatacgatacatattatcacaataaacaataatgtcttaaaagAAACTGCATATAAAGtctagttactgcgtgtacgtacttGTAAGCATCAATGCACgacaaaaatcataataatcacccaactaaagttctaccttcctcttatgaactgggaaccAATACAAGGTTgaagtagaactaataagcctATTTGTGTCCACTTAAGAGCATCTAACATCTAGAACAAGCTATCATTCACCCATTCAAAGTAACTTTCACTTATTCTAACGTATACTAAACTAATTCACATTACTCAATCTATACTTGTTCATAAGTTATAACATTAACTCAACAATCAAATAAGCTTTTACATCCACTAAACCAAGAATCAAATAAGTTTTCACAACAAAAAAGTGTACTTTAAGACCATTTCTTTAAACCTATGGGACTCAAGTAATAAAAACATATCACCATGTCATGCCATCAACTAATGACACTTGTACAACAACACTAATACTAATAACTTAAAATAACGTTGATGTTAGTGATAACCTCAAGTTGTTGTATAACTCACTACAACAACAAAATTACTCATAATGGCAAAGGACATGAAAAGAAACACTTCCTCTAATAAttagcaacaataataacatagtTTCTTTTGACTTCCACAACGATATAATTCAACTCTAATAGCTACGATCGTAACACAATTAACTAGCAATAAtactcaataatataaacaataaccaccatcattttttttataatacaaGTGACAATTAACACCCACTTTTGGGACTAATAAATTCAACCAtctattctacatttatcaccATTCACAATATAATCACACATTCAAATCTCATACCAATTTATTCAAGTTATAAAACATccctaaaaacaaaagtaatacaACTATCATTTATATTCATACTTTAAactttaattcataaatatattCAATTAATAAATCCAAGTCTTActcataacaagattcaataaataaaagaatgaaataatacaaaatcatcataagattcataaacttgataaaaatcccaattaaaacaagaaagaaaatcaattagagGAAGGTGAGATGGCTTACAAGGATGGAACAAGAAGAGGGTGAAGAAATAAGTGGAatttgtggtggtggtggtgtgcTTGTAATGGTGGGGGCTGCACAGAATCAGCTGTTACAGCTGTGTGTACTGGAGGTTGTGGGGAGGAGCAAGCAGCAGCCGACAGCTAGGGGCGGCAGGCGTGTCCAGCACTTGTGGCTGTGGCACAATAGCCAGTTGGGGCGGCACAACCAGGAATAAGGGAAAGGGAGAGAAGGAGGGAAGGAGGATTTGTgctgtttttttcttttcaaaatgtATGGCAAGTTATAATctcacttaaaataaaaacctaaACCCATCTTTTTCTAGGCTAAAATATTTTAGCAAGACTCAATCAAGAAAACTCACATTTGTTTtgttcataatatatatatatatatatatacacacacacatatatatatatatatataattattttttttatacgaTTATAGTAATTTTATTTCGGAACTCTTTATTTTAGTAAtcgaaaatttatatgtttatctAGATTCATATTCTTGCGATATTCAACTACAAAAACTCAcacattttcataaaataataattttgattcaagcctctttattttagaaatcataactctatttttagtataaatatatgttaacattttaattcgtatatgaaagtaATCTATTAAACCTAACTCAAATTAAtttcatataattataaaatatccaaaagttattataataataaacagtGACGTCATAAaatgacggggtgttacaggaTGGTCATGGGATCAAAATCCTGTTGAATCTGCTCCTTttataagggtctgggtcttattttttgagacccattGGATTTGGGTCAGATATGCATCTAAAAAATAATTGTCAGGTCTAGGTTCGAGGTTGCGAACCCGGACCCAGACCCGACCTCTAGAATCGGACCCTAGACCCGCCCGTAGACCCGGAcccttataattattaaattatcttACTATTTTGTGAGTATTGTGACTTTTGTTGAATGTTCTGATTTCTGGTCCCACCCCAAAATCCcatttattttctatatatatatatatatatagtatatattaatcaataattattacctatttatatatatataatatatatatatatatatatatatatatatatatatatatatatatatatatatatatatagttttatGAAAATTGGACTATGATTTGGACAAGTGTTAGAAATtactttatatttgaatttcataGACTCGAATTATTGTCTGTATAATAGAATTTAAGCGTGTATAGATGACGCTATAGATgtataattagtattaaatatttgtaaataCATTAATGACTTACAAAAGATTCAAAtctgacaaatcaaagagattTTTTTAGACTCATTAAGGATCGTAGACCCATCAGATTCGGAGTGTTTgagtctgggtctgaaaattttggaccgttAGGGTTCGGATCAGGGTCTGAatctacaaaaaataaaagggttcgggttcgggtctggccagacccgccccatggcCATCCCTAGTTGAGCATCAATAACCGATTAAGAATACATGGTTTTAGATTTTACCGATTAAAAATTGGATAATTATAGTAAGGTTGTGCATCAAATAGTAGTGAGAAGTTAGCGTAATTTTACCAAGAATAtttctttataaatttaatagtcATGTTTATTTTACTTACAGTTACTCTCCTATGAGACAGGCTTAGTCGTGCAACTGGCCCATgcctaataattttttaaaaattttatgatatactaattttaagacttaaaaggacTGTTCTAAGACTTAAAAATTcgattttaagacttaaaaggtcaattttaaagtttttaatatcaactttaatgtttgagtcattctattttaaagttgaaatgaaaatttaatatcctataattggttttttaagtattaaaattggtttttaagtattgaaattgaccttttaagttttaaaactGTTAAATTTCATGACttaaaatgttaatttcaaATCCTTGAAGTTAGTCTTTTAAATCtttaaattggtcttttaactcttgaaattgacattttaatttgtgaaattggataaaaaaaattactattgaACCGGTCCAATAAGATGCGTCTCACATGTGAGTCCGTCTCAcccaatattttttgttttactttaattatgtCTTTATTTATAGAATCTATTTCAATATAAT
The sequence above is drawn from the Amaranthus tricolor cultivar Red isolate AtriRed21 chromosome 5, ASM2621246v1, whole genome shotgun sequence genome and encodes:
- the LOC130813627 gene encoding rapid alkalinization factor 23-like; its protein translation is MGNKNLSFFLPLLLTISLFLTMTSSLEDSNEYAMSLGINQRRVLLVDSDSLDILDSILSYAMLDKNKVPCENSGQSYYSCNPNATEPANPYQRGCTTLARCYRS
- the LOC130813998 gene encoding heat shock factor-binding protein-like isoform X1 codes for the protein MDGHDSDDSKQNNSDMTVFVQNLLQQMQTRFQAMSESIVTKIDEMGNRIDVLEQSIKELKAEMEPEDSPSPAPSSNSKPDEGKPDETTE
- the LOC130813998 gene encoding heat shock factor-binding protein-like isoform X2 gives rise to the protein MTVFVQNLLQQMQTRFQAMSESIVTKIDEMGNRIDVLEQSIKELKAEMEPEDSPSPAPSSNSKPDEGKPDETTE